A genomic segment from Fundulus heteroclitus isolate FHET01 chromosome 6, MU-UCD_Fhet_4.1, whole genome shotgun sequence encodes:
- the LOC105920252 gene encoding plexin domain-containing protein 2 isoform X1, with protein MNAVHVITSLILVHQIQTSFEGRLHGVAQDLHNRHRRWTPRPRFRDPGSAPHQRGEYSEQHKPEESHPELLGEEGQSNATKIVDVDHVYYTSKLYGPGDAPSKHLWVNIRETERGEWKVLHFLSSTHRQAERVNLSFSFPFYGHLLKEITVATGGFIYTGDVIHQMLTATQYIAPLMANFDTSLSKNSTVLYYDNGTTLVVQWNRVYLQDNIRVGTFTFQTTLHSDGRIVFAYKEIPVDVSDINSENHPVKVGLSDAFVVLHNIEQIHNVRRRTIYEYHRVNIEKSKISNSTAVELLPLPTCLQFSSCGPCVTSQIGFNCSWCSRLQRCSSGFDRNRQQWVDLGCPERRNQQCFLVTTIKNGTSRHTKHTSFTSTSKQRRISDLTTTPSSETSTTNKLTARIRAASEEKSKELQPTNISADDGNTGRVEGSGKVTSGGLLAGIIITTIVLLAAVFMSIYMYNHPTSWASLFLLERRPTHWPILKFRRGSSRPSYAEVEIPGRDRESSVIIDFKQSFVFPDRRESEQKEGFIVTDQRVRFLAPESS; from the exons ATGAACGCGGTTCATGTGATTACAAGCCTGATCCTTGTTCATCAGATTCAGACAAGCTTTG AGGGACGACTGCATGGGGTTGCACAGGATCTCCATAACAGACACCGGAGGTGGACGCCCAGGCCCAGGTTTAGGGATCCTGGTTCAGCTCCACATCAGCGGGGCGAGTACAGTGAACAACACAAGCCAGAAGAGTCACATCCTGAACTGCTGGGAGAGGAGGGTCAGAGTAATGCCACCAAGATTGTT GATGTTGATCATGTCTACTATACGTCTAAACTCTACGGTCCTGGAGATGCACCCAGTAAACACCTTTGGGTGAATatcagagagacagagaggggcGAGTGGAAGGTCCTCCACTTTCTGTCCAGCACACACAGACAAGCAGAG AGAGTGAACCTTTCATTCAGCTTTCCTTTTTATGGTCATCTACTGAAAGAAATCACAGTTGCTACTGGGG GTTTCATTTATACTGGAGATGTAATCCATCAGATGCTCACAGCCACTCAGTACATTGCTCCCCTGATGGCAAACTTTGACACCAGCTTGTCCAAAAACTCCACCGTGTTGTATTATGACAATG GAACCACGCTGGTTGTTCAGTGGAACCGAGTGTACCTCCAGGACAATATCAGGGTGGGAACTTTCACCTTCCAGACCACTTTGCACAGTGATGGACGGATTGTTTTTGCCTACAAAGAG ATTCCTGTTGACGTCAGTGACATCAACTCTGAGAACCATCCAGTCAAAGTGGGCTTGTCGGACGCGTTTGTGGTGCTTCATAACATAGAACAGATTCATA ATGTTCGTCGGAGAACCATCTATGAATATCACAGAGTAAACATTGAAAAGTCGAAAATCTCCAATTCCACAGCAGTGGAATTGCTTCCTCTCCCAA CGTGTCTGCAGTTCTCCAGCTGTGGCCCATGTGTCACATCTCAGATTGGCTTTAACTGCAGCTGGTGCAGTCGACTACAGAG ATGCTCCAGCGGGTTTGATAGAAATCGACAGCAATGGGTTGACCTCGGCTGCCCAGAG AGGCGGAATCAACAATGTTTCCTGGTGACAACCATAAAAAACGGAACCTCACGCCACACGAAGCACACGTCGTTCACATCCACTTCAAAGCAGCGGAGGATCTCAGACTTAACGACCACCCCCTCCAGCGAGACATCCACCACCAACAAGCTTACAGCACGCATCAGAGCAGCCAGTGAAGAAAAATCAAAGGAACTGCAACCAACCAACATATCTGCAGACG ATGGAAACACTGGGAGAGTAGAAGGAAGTGGGAAAGTGACGTCGGGTGGCCTCCTGGCAGGCATCATTATAACGACCATAGTACTGCTAGCGGCTGTTTTCATGTCCATCTACATGTACAATCACCCCACCTCGTGGGCTAGTCTTTTCCTCTTGGAG AGACGTCCGACCCACTGGCCTATCCTGAAGTTCAGACGAGGCTCTAGTCGACCATCCTATGCTGAGGTGGAAATTCCCGGTCGGGACAGAGAAAGCTCGGTCATCATCGACTTCAAACAGTCCTTCGTCTTTCCAGACAGAAGAGAGAGTGAGCAGAAAGAAGGGTTCATAGTCACTGATCAAAGGGTGCGCTTTCTCGCCCCAGAAAGCTCCTGA
- the si:ch211-106h4.9 gene encoding rab effector MyRIP isoform X1, which yields MGRKLDLTGLKDNEAAHVLQVVQRDMRLRKKEEERLSELKQELDEEGSRCLLLSRQTCFNQRCCIRCCSPFTFLLNPKRQCSDCGYNVCKACRVYRKRDKAWLCCACQKSRLLKTQSLEWFYTNVKKRFKRFGSAKVLKTLYRKHLSEHSALSELTEGSACDESIYTEDSICGSDSTFYRQTEEHSITETLSVALRVAEEAIDDAISKAEFDALTQESQNEALYLREHRGELIEELAQTIVQKIISRRKTLPEMKVDYDHGWVSEHNTDPHHHHSACDQPSGSQQRSQSAFTLLDNSLKPDFPTALKIEGGASAMTAWKSVDRLDNSVLKSPDGNWIALQSAQLSRPSLLTKRKSLVYSALERESGVVSAYQDLGSDSESKPEPDSSWGAVLQEIHRKMMDCSSVQHDFGDGIMAPKGYQVNRDDPFSDSEGNWKRNKPLLALLKRKVPAEFRKPSSSRRTSIIDVDFNLKQAERQSELKVSDEQEEGKIRKTRKKRRSKKEPAASSSMSDLNNKDHCYSLPSDPTTPHTSAATTPEPFDPNNEITANAVCHNVNDFTSERGGGCEMDVDLDGGRTSKEEDEKDDEELRHRLYRLVSQASLTSLSSTEDEPEEVEQNHREWDKDTVRHKEDKEQVWTERLTHRLCQLEREARATQFSSTEDELDRMGLERVNKEEEIGRDGDLAVKLCRLANEVNASQYSSTEDELDKAGRGEGGEDGADEKELWRLQPEKTPLRDLASLVSASQFSSTEDELDRLGDDEGKQEQEENGCGRETRELWEGEESIGDIDMDMFDMTEETKEREQERSERRRSQPEDEDEASGIQKTKRVIGDGTMGMQQLHNKYMEIFRQSVGRQEIHIKTEVEAERTGQLKEAQAEEQKEVHAKRTDEELENEFLEESRESERKLETDSKSDEDDAEFHKIISSMLTMTLEDMQAEMTDKAGETEQREPEDGKGEGESGKYATEETDDRSESVIEICFGKETRGQISGKQQKRNNTGRDEKTCEESSEYMTAIKQLQTNETKLTSPKSEEDGENPEGQRNTAWSEGGAMNTDATDCEQKDRDAQVKEEQKAKKAEQSAPYAQLGELLSPEEIQNGSNVMLYKTVELVSSMLEQRYSAASLRSITTEVLKVLNASEELLQGVEGQDKMRVSTISLPPNTDPKKLDEQFWKLEENVYVTAGSVYGLEAELGDLEECARGICSSTSDMELSFLEEQVAAAAAKVQQSELQICDISARITALKSAGLNVDTQGRFTKPRATTDKSVTLDSSRHLRRRLPAPPVKEDKGA from the exons GTTACTGAAGACACAGTCGCTCGAGTGGTTCTACACAAATGTGAAGAAACGCTTTAAAAGGTTTGGCAGTGCTAAAGTGCTGAAGACCCTCTACAGGAAACACTTGTCAGAGCACAGCGCTCTTTCAGAGCTTACAG aAGGCAGCGCCTGCGATGAGAGCATCTACACCGAGGACAGTATATGTGGGAGCGACTCAACTTTCTACAGGCAAACTGAAG agCACAGCATAACAGAGACACTCAGCGTGGCCCTGCGGGTTGCAGAGGAGGCCATAGACGACGCCATTTCCAAGGCTGAGTTTGACGCCTTGACTCAG GAAAGTCAGAATGAAGCACTTTATCTGCGGGAGCACAGAGGAGAGCTCATCGAGGAACTGGCCCAAACCATTGTGCAAAAA ATCATTAGCAGGAGGAAGACTTTGCCTGAGATGAAGGTAGACTATGACCACGGCTGGGTTTCTGAACACAACACTGACCCTCACCATCATCACTCTGCTTGCGATCAGCCGTCTGGATCCCAACAA AGATCGCAGTCAGCCTTCACTCTGCTGGATAACAGTCTGAAACCAGACTTCCCTACGGCCTTAAAGATAGAGGGCGGTGCATCAGCCATGACAGCCTGGAAGAGTGTAGATCGACTTGACAACTCCG TGCTGAAGAGCCCAGATGGGAACTGGATCGCCCTGCAAAGCGCCCAGCTGTCCCGGCCTAGCCTCCTCACTAAGAGGAAGAGTCTGGTCTACAGTGCCTTGGAGAGGGAGTCCGGCGTGGTTTCTGCCTATCAAGACCTGGGCTCTGACAGTGAGAGCAAACCAGAGCCGGACAGCTCCTGGGGTGCTGTCCTGCAGGAGATCCACCGGAAGATGATGGACTGTAGCTCCGTCCAGCACGACTTTGGTGACGGCATCATGGCACCAAAAGGCTACCAGGTCAACAGAGATGATCCGTTTTCAGACTCCGAGGGGAACTGGAAGCGTAATAAGCCTCTGCTCGCTCTCCTAAAGCGGAAGGTGCCTGCAGAGTTCAGGAAGCCATCGTCATCCCGTAGGACTAGCATCATCGATGTAGACTTTAACCTGAAACAAGCAGAGAGGCAGAGCGAGCTCAAGGTGTCTGATGAGCAAGAAGAGGGAAAAATCAGGAAGACCCGGAAAAAGAGGAGGAGTAAAAAAGAGCCAGCAGCATCTTCTTCAATGTCG gatttaaacaacaaagaccACTGTTATTCACTACCCTCCGATCCTACAACTCCCCACACCTCTGCAGCCACAACCCCCGAACCTTTTGACCCCAACAACGAGATCACGGCAAACGCAGTCTGTCACAATGTCAATGACTTCACTTCAGAACGGGGAGGTGGGTGTGAAATGGATGTTGACTTGGATGGAGGAAGAACAAGTAAAGAAGAGGATGAAAAAGATGACGAGGAGTTGAGACACAGATTATACAGGCTTGTTTCCCAGGCCAGCCTCACATCCTTGTCCTCTACTGAAGATGAGCCAGAGGAAGTGGAACAAAATCACAGGGAATGGGACAAAGACACAGTCAGGCATAAGGAAGACAAAGAGCAGGTATGGACAGAGAGACTAACCCACAGGCTCTGTCAGCTCGAAAGGGAAGCCAGAGCAACGCAGTTCTCGTCCACTGAGGACGAGCTGGACAGAATGGGCCTTGAAAGGGTAAACAAGGAAGAGGAGATTGGAAGAGATGGGGATCTGGCTGTTAAATTATGCAGATTAGCCAACGAAGTCAATGCCAGCCAGTACTCGTCCACCGAGGACGAGCTGGATAAGGCGGGAAGAGGAGAGGGCGGGGAGGACGGGGCAGATGAAAAGGAGCTGTGGAGGCTGCAGCCGGAGAAAACTCCGCTGCGTGATTTGGCCAGCTTAGTCAGCGCCTCCCAGTTTTCCTCCACTGAGGATGAGCTGGACAGACTGGGAGATGATGAGGGAAAACAGGAGCAAGAGGAAAATGGATGCGGCAGGGAGACGAGGGAACTTTGGGAGGGAGAGGAATCAATTGGGGACATAGACATGGATATGTTTGATATGACAGAGGAAACTAAAGAAAGGGAGCAAGAGAGGAGTGAGAGAAGAAGGAGCCAGccagaggatgaagatgaggcGAGCGGCATACAGAAAACCAAGCGAGTAATAGGGGACGGAACAATGGGAATGCAGCAATTACACAACAAATACATGGAAATATTTAGACAGTCAGTCGGAAGACAAGAGATCCACATAAAAACAGAAGTGGAGGCGGAAAGGACAGGGCAGTTAAAGGAAGCACAGGCTGAAGAACAGAAAGAAGTACATGCAAAGAGGACAGACGAAGAGCTTGAAAACGAGTTCCTGGAAGAAAgcagagagagtgagagaaagTTAGAAACGGACTCAAAAAGCGACGAAGACGATGCAGAATTTCACAAAATAATCAGCAGCATGTTGACAATGACTCTGGAGGACATGCAGGCAGAAATGACGGACAAAGCTGGAGAGACCGAACAAAGAGAGCCGGAGGATGGcaagggagagggagagagtgGAAAATATGCTACGGAGGAGACAGACGACAGGTCAGAGTCAGTGATAGAAATATGTTTCGGCAAGGAAACCCGCGGGCAGATTTCTGGCAAACAGCAGAAACGTAACAATACAGGTAGAGATGAAAAGACTTGTGAAGAAAGCAGTGAGTACATGACTGCCATCAAACAACTCCAAACAAATGAAACCAAGCTGACAAGTCCAAAAAGTGAAGAGGATGGCGAGAACCCAGAGGGACAAAGAAACACGGCCTGGTCCGAAGGAGGAGCGATGAACACGGATGCCACAGACTGTGAGCAGAAAGACAGAGATGCACAAGTCAAGGAAGAGCAGAAGGCTAAAAAGGCAGAACAGAGCGCCCCCTATGCTCAGCTAGGAGAGTTGCTGTCACCAGAGGAGATTCAGAAC GGTAGCAATGTGATGCTTTACAAAACTGTAGAGCTAGTATCATCTATGCTGGAGCAG AGATACTCTGCTGCATCTTTACGCAGCATCACCACTGAGGTGCTGAAGGTGCTGAATGCAAGCGAGGAGCTGCTCCAGGGAGTGGAGGGACAAGACAAAATGCGAGTCTCCACAATCTCACTGCCCCCAAACACAGACCCAAAGAAGCTGGACGAACAGTTCTGGAAACTGGAAGAAAAT GTTTACGTGACAGCTGGTTCTGTGTACGGCCTGGAGGCAGAGCTGGGGGACCTGGAGGAGTGTGCCAGAGGAATTTGCAGCTCCACGTCCGATATGGAGCTTTCCTTCCTGGAGGAGCAggtggcagcagcagccgccaaGGTTCAGCAGTCCGAGCTACAG ATATGTGACATTTCTGCAAGAATCACTGCTCTGAAGAGTGCCGGCCTAAATGTGGACACTCAGGGTCGCTTCACTAAGCCCAGGGCGACCACAGATAAG TCCGTTACTCTTGATTCCTCGAGACATCTGAGAAGAAGACTACCTGCACCACCAGTAAAAG AAGACAAGGGGGCCTAA
- the si:ch211-106h4.9 gene encoding rab effector MyRIP isoform X2 has protein sequence MGRKLDLTGLKDNEAAHVLQVVQRDMRLRKKEEERLSELKQELDEEGSRCLLLSRQTCFNQRCCIRCCSPFTFLLNPKRQCSDCGYNVCKACRVYRKRDKAWLCCACQKSRLLKTQSLEWFYTNVKKRFKRFGSAKVLKTLYRKHLSEHSALSELTEGSACDESIYTEDSICGSDSTFYRQTEEHSITETLSVALRVAEEAIDDAISKAEFDALTQESQNEALYLREHRGELIEELAQTIVQKIISRRKTLPEMKVDYDHGWVSEHNTDPHHHHSACDQPSGSQQVNLWRSQSAFTLLDNSLKPDFPTALKIEGGASAMTAWKSVDRLDNSVLKSPDGNWIALQSAQLSRPSLLTKRKSLVYSALERESGVVSAYQDLGSDSESKPEPDSSWGAVLQEIHRKMMDCSSVQHDFGDGIMAPKGYQVNRDDPFSDSEGNWKRNKPLLALLKRKVPAEFRKPSSSRRTSIIDVDFNLKQAERQSELKVSDEQEEGKIRKTRKKRRSKKEPAASSSMSDLNNKDHCYSLPSDPTTPHTSAATTPEPFDPNNEITANAVCHNVNDFTSERGGGCEMDVDLDGGRTSKEEDEKDDEELRHRLYRLVSQASLTSLSSTEDEPEEVEQNHREWDKDTVRHKEDKEQVWTERLTHRLCQLEREARATQFSSTEDELDRMGLERVNKEEEIGRDGDLAVKLCRLANEVNASQYSSTEDELDKAGRGEGGEDGADEKELWRLQPEKTPLRDLASLVSASQFSSTEDELDRLGDDEGKQEQEENGCGRETRELWEGEESIGDIDMDMFDMTEETKEREQERSERRRSQPEDEDEASGIQKTKRVIGDGTMGMQQLHNKYMEIFRQSVGRQEIHIKTEVEAERTGQLKEAQAEEQKEVHAKRTDEELENEFLEESRESERKLETDSKSDEDDAEFHKIISSMLTMTLEDMQAEMTDKAGETEQREPEDGKGEGESGKYATEETDDRSESVIEICFGKETRGQISGKQQKRNNTGRDEKTCEESSEYMTAIKQLQTNETKLTSPKSEEDGENPEGQRNTAWSEGGAMNTDATDCEQKDRDAQVKEEQKAKKAEQSAPYAQLGELLSPEEIQNRYSAASLRSITTEVLKVLNASEELLQGVEGQDKMRVSTISLPPNTDPKKLDEQFWKLEENVYVTAGSVYGLEAELGDLEECARGICSSTSDMELSFLEEQVAAAAAKVQQSELQICDISARITALKSAGLNVDTQGRFTKPRATTDKSVTLDSSRHLRRRLPAPPVKEDKGA, from the exons GTTACTGAAGACACAGTCGCTCGAGTGGTTCTACACAAATGTGAAGAAACGCTTTAAAAGGTTTGGCAGTGCTAAAGTGCTGAAGACCCTCTACAGGAAACACTTGTCAGAGCACAGCGCTCTTTCAGAGCTTACAG aAGGCAGCGCCTGCGATGAGAGCATCTACACCGAGGACAGTATATGTGGGAGCGACTCAACTTTCTACAGGCAAACTGAAG agCACAGCATAACAGAGACACTCAGCGTGGCCCTGCGGGTTGCAGAGGAGGCCATAGACGACGCCATTTCCAAGGCTGAGTTTGACGCCTTGACTCAG GAAAGTCAGAATGAAGCACTTTATCTGCGGGAGCACAGAGGAGAGCTCATCGAGGAACTGGCCCAAACCATTGTGCAAAAA ATCATTAGCAGGAGGAAGACTTTGCCTGAGATGAAGGTAGACTATGACCACGGCTGGGTTTCTGAACACAACACTGACCCTCACCATCATCACTCTGCTTGCGATCAGCCGTCTGGATCCCAACAAGTAAatctctgg AGATCGCAGTCAGCCTTCACTCTGCTGGATAACAGTCTGAAACCAGACTTCCCTACGGCCTTAAAGATAGAGGGCGGTGCATCAGCCATGACAGCCTGGAAGAGTGTAGATCGACTTGACAACTCCG TGCTGAAGAGCCCAGATGGGAACTGGATCGCCCTGCAAAGCGCCCAGCTGTCCCGGCCTAGCCTCCTCACTAAGAGGAAGAGTCTGGTCTACAGTGCCTTGGAGAGGGAGTCCGGCGTGGTTTCTGCCTATCAAGACCTGGGCTCTGACAGTGAGAGCAAACCAGAGCCGGACAGCTCCTGGGGTGCTGTCCTGCAGGAGATCCACCGGAAGATGATGGACTGTAGCTCCGTCCAGCACGACTTTGGTGACGGCATCATGGCACCAAAAGGCTACCAGGTCAACAGAGATGATCCGTTTTCAGACTCCGAGGGGAACTGGAAGCGTAATAAGCCTCTGCTCGCTCTCCTAAAGCGGAAGGTGCCTGCAGAGTTCAGGAAGCCATCGTCATCCCGTAGGACTAGCATCATCGATGTAGACTTTAACCTGAAACAAGCAGAGAGGCAGAGCGAGCTCAAGGTGTCTGATGAGCAAGAAGAGGGAAAAATCAGGAAGACCCGGAAAAAGAGGAGGAGTAAAAAAGAGCCAGCAGCATCTTCTTCAATGTCG gatttaaacaacaaagaccACTGTTATTCACTACCCTCCGATCCTACAACTCCCCACACCTCTGCAGCCACAACCCCCGAACCTTTTGACCCCAACAACGAGATCACGGCAAACGCAGTCTGTCACAATGTCAATGACTTCACTTCAGAACGGGGAGGTGGGTGTGAAATGGATGTTGACTTGGATGGAGGAAGAACAAGTAAAGAAGAGGATGAAAAAGATGACGAGGAGTTGAGACACAGATTATACAGGCTTGTTTCCCAGGCCAGCCTCACATCCTTGTCCTCTACTGAAGATGAGCCAGAGGAAGTGGAACAAAATCACAGGGAATGGGACAAAGACACAGTCAGGCATAAGGAAGACAAAGAGCAGGTATGGACAGAGAGACTAACCCACAGGCTCTGTCAGCTCGAAAGGGAAGCCAGAGCAACGCAGTTCTCGTCCACTGAGGACGAGCTGGACAGAATGGGCCTTGAAAGGGTAAACAAGGAAGAGGAGATTGGAAGAGATGGGGATCTGGCTGTTAAATTATGCAGATTAGCCAACGAAGTCAATGCCAGCCAGTACTCGTCCACCGAGGACGAGCTGGATAAGGCGGGAAGAGGAGAGGGCGGGGAGGACGGGGCAGATGAAAAGGAGCTGTGGAGGCTGCAGCCGGAGAAAACTCCGCTGCGTGATTTGGCCAGCTTAGTCAGCGCCTCCCAGTTTTCCTCCACTGAGGATGAGCTGGACAGACTGGGAGATGATGAGGGAAAACAGGAGCAAGAGGAAAATGGATGCGGCAGGGAGACGAGGGAACTTTGGGAGGGAGAGGAATCAATTGGGGACATAGACATGGATATGTTTGATATGACAGAGGAAACTAAAGAAAGGGAGCAAGAGAGGAGTGAGAGAAGAAGGAGCCAGccagaggatgaagatgaggcGAGCGGCATACAGAAAACCAAGCGAGTAATAGGGGACGGAACAATGGGAATGCAGCAATTACACAACAAATACATGGAAATATTTAGACAGTCAGTCGGAAGACAAGAGATCCACATAAAAACAGAAGTGGAGGCGGAAAGGACAGGGCAGTTAAAGGAAGCACAGGCTGAAGAACAGAAAGAAGTACATGCAAAGAGGACAGACGAAGAGCTTGAAAACGAGTTCCTGGAAGAAAgcagagagagtgagagaaagTTAGAAACGGACTCAAAAAGCGACGAAGACGATGCAGAATTTCACAAAATAATCAGCAGCATGTTGACAATGACTCTGGAGGACATGCAGGCAGAAATGACGGACAAAGCTGGAGAGACCGAACAAAGAGAGCCGGAGGATGGcaagggagagggagagagtgGAAAATATGCTACGGAGGAGACAGACGACAGGTCAGAGTCAGTGATAGAAATATGTTTCGGCAAGGAAACCCGCGGGCAGATTTCTGGCAAACAGCAGAAACGTAACAATACAGGTAGAGATGAAAAGACTTGTGAAGAAAGCAGTGAGTACATGACTGCCATCAAACAACTCCAAACAAATGAAACCAAGCTGACAAGTCCAAAAAGTGAAGAGGATGGCGAGAACCCAGAGGGACAAAGAAACACGGCCTGGTCCGAAGGAGGAGCGATGAACACGGATGCCACAGACTGTGAGCAGAAAGACAGAGATGCACAAGTCAAGGAAGAGCAGAAGGCTAAAAAGGCAGAACAGAGCGCCCCCTATGCTCAGCTAGGAGAGTTGCTGTCACCAGAGGAGATTCAGAAC AGATACTCTGCTGCATCTTTACGCAGCATCACCACTGAGGTGCTGAAGGTGCTGAATGCAAGCGAGGAGCTGCTCCAGGGAGTGGAGGGACAAGACAAAATGCGAGTCTCCACAATCTCACTGCCCCCAAACACAGACCCAAAGAAGCTGGACGAACAGTTCTGGAAACTGGAAGAAAAT GTTTACGTGACAGCTGGTTCTGTGTACGGCCTGGAGGCAGAGCTGGGGGACCTGGAGGAGTGTGCCAGAGGAATTTGCAGCTCCACGTCCGATATGGAGCTTTCCTTCCTGGAGGAGCAggtggcagcagcagccgccaaGGTTCAGCAGTCCGAGCTACAG ATATGTGACATTTCTGCAAGAATCACTGCTCTGAAGAGTGCCGGCCTAAATGTGGACACTCAGGGTCGCTTCACTAAGCCCAGGGCGACCACAGATAAG TCCGTTACTCTTGATTCCTCGAGACATCTGAGAAGAAGACTACCTGCACCACCAGTAAAAG AAGACAAGGGGGCCTAA
- the LOC105920252 gene encoding plexin domain-containing protein 2 isoform X2: MNAVHVITSLILVHQIQTSFEGRLHGVAQDLHNRHRRWTPRPRFRDPGSAPHQRGEYSEQHKPEESHPELLGEEGQSNATKIVDVDHVYYTSKLYGPGDAPSKHLWVNIRETERGEWKVLHFLSSTHRQAERVNLSFSFPFYGHLLKEITVATGGFIYTGDVIHQMLTATQYIAPLMANFDTSLSKNSTVLYYDNGTTLVVQWNRVYLQDNIRVGTFTFQTTLHSDGRIVFAYKEIPVDVSDINSENHPVKVGLSDAFVVLHNIEQIHNVRRRTIYEYHRVNIEKSKISNSTAVELLPLPTCLQFSSCGPCVTSQIGFNCSWCSRLQRCSSGFDRNRQQWVDLGCPERRNQQCFLVTTIKNGTSRHTKHTSFTSTSKQRRISDLTTTPSSETSTTNKLTARIRAASEEKSKELQPTNISADETSDPLAYPEVQTRL, encoded by the exons ATGAACGCGGTTCATGTGATTACAAGCCTGATCCTTGTTCATCAGATTCAGACAAGCTTTG AGGGACGACTGCATGGGGTTGCACAGGATCTCCATAACAGACACCGGAGGTGGACGCCCAGGCCCAGGTTTAGGGATCCTGGTTCAGCTCCACATCAGCGGGGCGAGTACAGTGAACAACACAAGCCAGAAGAGTCACATCCTGAACTGCTGGGAGAGGAGGGTCAGAGTAATGCCACCAAGATTGTT GATGTTGATCATGTCTACTATACGTCTAAACTCTACGGTCCTGGAGATGCACCCAGTAAACACCTTTGGGTGAATatcagagagacagagaggggcGAGTGGAAGGTCCTCCACTTTCTGTCCAGCACACACAGACAAGCAGAG AGAGTGAACCTTTCATTCAGCTTTCCTTTTTATGGTCATCTACTGAAAGAAATCACAGTTGCTACTGGGG GTTTCATTTATACTGGAGATGTAATCCATCAGATGCTCACAGCCACTCAGTACATTGCTCCCCTGATGGCAAACTTTGACACCAGCTTGTCCAAAAACTCCACCGTGTTGTATTATGACAATG GAACCACGCTGGTTGTTCAGTGGAACCGAGTGTACCTCCAGGACAATATCAGGGTGGGAACTTTCACCTTCCAGACCACTTTGCACAGTGATGGACGGATTGTTTTTGCCTACAAAGAG ATTCCTGTTGACGTCAGTGACATCAACTCTGAGAACCATCCAGTCAAAGTGGGCTTGTCGGACGCGTTTGTGGTGCTTCATAACATAGAACAGATTCATA ATGTTCGTCGGAGAACCATCTATGAATATCACAGAGTAAACATTGAAAAGTCGAAAATCTCCAATTCCACAGCAGTGGAATTGCTTCCTCTCCCAA CGTGTCTGCAGTTCTCCAGCTGTGGCCCATGTGTCACATCTCAGATTGGCTTTAACTGCAGCTGGTGCAGTCGACTACAGAG ATGCTCCAGCGGGTTTGATAGAAATCGACAGCAATGGGTTGACCTCGGCTGCCCAGAG AGGCGGAATCAACAATGTTTCCTGGTGACAACCATAAAAAACGGAACCTCACGCCACACGAAGCACACGTCGTTCACATCCACTTCAAAGCAGCGGAGGATCTCAGACTTAACGACCACCCCCTCCAGCGAGACATCCACCACCAACAAGCTTACAGCACGCATCAGAGCAGCCAGTGAAGAAAAATCAAAGGAACTGCAACCAACCAACATATCTGCAGACG AGACGTCCGACCCACTGGCCTATCCTGAAGTTCAGACGAGGCTCTAG